The genomic region CTTTTACAGTTTCTAATTTGGGAATGTATGGAATAGAATCTTTTACTTCCATTATTAATATTCCTAACTCTTCTATTTTATCTGTAGGATCTATTATGAAACGACCAATTATTAAAAATTCTAAAATAGAAATAGGGAGTGTAATGAAAATTACTTTGTCTTGTGATCATAGAATTATAGATGGGGCTATAGGAAGTAGCTATATTCATTCTTTTAGAAATTTTTTAGAAGATCCTATTACCATATTATTTTAATTTTTTATGATTTTTTTTACCCATGAAAAAAAAATGGGAAATGCAAATATAGAAAAGGTGAGTAACGAAAACATTCCTTCGGATGGAAAAAAATTATAATTTTTAAAAGAAGAAAAAATAAGTTTGATTCCGAGAATAATAATTATGAAAAAAGCAGAATTTTTTAATTCTGGAATCCTTTCCATCAATTGAATAAAAAATTGAGCAATCAATCTCATTGATAAAATTCCTATAAATACACCTAAAAAAATTAACAAAAAGTTTTCTGATAAAGCAACAGAAGCGAAAATATTATCAATAGAAAAAGATAAATCCATAATTTCTATGAAAAAAACAATTTTCCAAAAAGAATCTTTTTTTTTTAAATTTTTTGATAAAAAATTTCTTTTTTTTAAGAAATGATTTAATCCCACAAAAATTAAATATAAACCACCTAATGGTTTTAACCACCATATTTTTATTAATGCAGAAGCAAACAGTAAGCATAATCCTCTAAAAAAATAAGCTCCAATAATTCCATATTTTATAGCTTTTTTTCTATCTTCTTTTTTTAAATTCATAATCATAGAAGCTAACATTGCTGCATTATCTATGGATAAAATACTTTCTATTAAAAATAGGTTTCCTATAATGGTAATAGATAAAACAGGATGATCAAAAATTTCTGTAATAGATTTTACAATATTCATTTTTATTCAAAAACTTTGTAGATTCATTAGATTACTGTAAATTTCTTTTAATTATATCGATTTCATTAACATCATTCTAATATAATCATTAATATAATCAATATAACGGGCATAATATGTTGATAATATTTATTTATAGGGTTTGAATAATTTTAAATTATTTCAATTAGATTCATTTAATTTACTTAATCCTGATAGACGAAAGTAATTATAAAATTTTGAATCTATTAGCGAAATAACAATTTCACATTTAATTTTTATATTTTTACTATTCGAATCTGTAAATCGTTAGAAAAATAAAATGCGTATAGGAAACTTTTTTACGATTTTTACAACCATAATATTGACTGCAATTTGTTTATATTACATACATTCCAGCGTATTTAAAAATAATAAAAAAACTCTAAACTTAGGTTTAGATTTGAAAGGAGGAATTAGCATAATTTTAGATGTATCTGAAAAAGATTTATTAAAAAAACTTTCTGAAAATTCTAAAAATCCTTTTTTTATAAAAGCATTAGAATATGCGGATAAGAAAAAGAAAGAAAATCCAAATGGAGATTACTTATCATTTTTTATCAATTTTTTTAATCAATTAAATATTGGTTTATCTTCTCCAGATTTATTTGGAAATAGACTAAATATAGAAAAAATTGATTCCAACAGTTTAAATTCAGAAGTAGAAGCTTTTCTTAGAAAAAGAATAGAATCATCTATTATTTCTATTCAAAATATATTAAGATCTAGAATAGATCAATTTGGAGTTATACAACCGAATATACAACGTATAAAAAATTCGAATCGAATTTTAATAGAATTATCTGGAATTAAAGATCTAGATAGAATAAAAAAAATTTTAGAAAAAAAAGCAGAACTGCATTTTTTTGAAATTTATAATTTCCAAGAAGTTTTCTCATATTTTAACGAAATAAACAAATTTTTTGATAGAAAATCAAATAAAAAAAAATCTTTTATAGATCTTTTGAATATTTCTAATTTAAAGTCCTCCTATATAGTAGGATTAGTTCATAAAAAACATCAAAAAGTAGTTTCTGAATTTTTGAATTCAATAGAGGCTACGGAAGCTTTACCATATAATTTGCATCATGTAAAGTTTTTATGGGGGACTAAAAGTCTTTTAAAGAATAAATATTTGCAATTATTTGCTGTAAAAATAAATAATGAAGAAAAGTCTACTTTATTGAATGGAGATATTGTAACTCGTGCCTATAAATCTTTTGATTCTTTTAATAAAATCTCCGTTAACATAAAAATGAATCAAGAAGGAACTAAAAAATGGAAAATATTTACTGAAAAAAATATAGGTAAGAATATAGCAATAGTGCTTGATGATTTGGTCTATGCAGTTCCTTTAGTTCAATCAGTTATTCCGAATGGAATGTCTCAAATATCTGGACATTTTTCGATACAAGAATCGAATGATTTAGTTAATGTATTGAATGCAGGAGAACTTCCTACTTCAGTGAATATTGTTCAAACTGATGTAGTAGGACCTTCTTTGGGTAGAGAATCAATTCAAAAAGGAGTAAAATCTTTTTTAATTGCCTTATTTTTTGTATTCTTTTGGATGATTTTTTATTATTCAATTCCAGGATTGTATTCTGATATAGTTTTAATTTTCAACATAATATTTATTTTTGGCATTCTTATTTCCATGAATGCAGTATTAACTTTTCCTGGGATTGCAGGAATTATATTGACATTAGCCATGTCTATGGATGCAAACATTCTGATTTATGAAAAAATTAAAGAAAATATAAAAAATAAAATTTCTATTTTCACATCTATTCATAACAGTTACACGTTACAAGGAGCTTTATCTTCAATTATAGATGGACAAATTACAACTTTGTTATGTGGAGTTATTTTGTTCTATTTTGGAACAGGACCTATTCAAGGATTTTCCACGACTTTAATTATTGGGATCATAACATCTGTGTTTACTTCTACTTGTTTAGGAAGATTATTATTAGAATGGCATATTAAAAAATATAAAAATATTATTTTTAGTAATAAAATGATGTTTATGAATTCTTTTCATAGAATTCAAAACATACAATTGGATTTTTTGTCTAAAAGAAAATGGTCTTATGTAATCTCTTCTATTTTGTTGATAATCAGTATATTTTCCATTATTTTTCAAGGATTAAATCTGGGATTAGATTTCGTTGGAGGACGTTCTTATGTAATTGTTTTTGATCGAAAAATAATCCCTGAAAAAATTTCTGAAATTTTATCAAAAACATTCGTAGAAAAAGAAAAGCCTTCATTTCCAAATGTAAAGACATTTGGAAATGAAAATCAACTGAAAATAGTAACTAAATACAAAATATGGGAAGATAATAATAAAGTAGACGAAGAAATTTTACAAAAAATGTTCATATCTTTAAAAGATTATTTTCCCGTTCATTTTGAATTTAGGGATTTTAAAAATATAGAAAAAGATAAACCTTTAGGAATCTTGTCTTCCGAAAAAGTGGAACCTATAATAGCTAAAGATATGAGATATAAATCTTTTATATCAATTATCGTTTCTTTAATAGGAATATTTTTATATATCTTAATAAGATTTAAAAAATGGCAATTTGGATTAGGTGCTGTAGTATCTTTAATTCATGATTCAGTAATTGTCCTTGGAATATTCTCTTTTTTTTATAGAAAATTTTCTCTTCTGGAAATCAATCAATCTTTTA from Blattabacterium cuenoti harbors:
- a CDS encoding TerC family protein; this encodes MNIVKSITEIFDHPVLSITIIGNLFLIESILSIDNAAMLASMIMNLKKEDRKKAIKYGIIGAYFFRGLCLLFASALIKIWWLKPLGGLYLIFVGLNHFLKKRNFLSKNLKKKDSFWKIVFFIEIMDLSFSIDNIFASVALSENFLLIFLGVFIGILSMRLIAQFFIQLMERIPELKNSAFFIIIILGIKLIFSSFKNYNFFPSEGMFSLLTFSIFAFPIFFSWVKKIIKN
- the secD gene encoding protein translocase subunit SecD, translating into MRIGNFFTIFTTIILTAICLYYIHSSVFKNNKKTLNLGLDLKGGISIILDVSEKDLLKKLSENSKNPFFIKALEYADKKKKENPNGDYLSFFINFFNQLNIGLSSPDLFGNRLNIEKIDSNSLNSEVEAFLRKRIESSIISIQNILRSRIDQFGVIQPNIQRIKNSNRILIELSGIKDLDRIKKILEKKAELHFFEIYNFQEVFSYFNEINKFFDRKSNKKKSFIDLLNISNLKSSYIVGLVHKKHQKVVSEFLNSIEATEALPYNLHHVKFLWGTKSLLKNKYLQLFAVKINNEEKSTLLNGDIVTRAYKSFDSFNKISVNIKMNQEGTKKWKIFTEKNIGKNIAIVLDDLVYAVPLVQSVIPNGMSQISGHFSIQESNDLVNVLNAGELPTSVNIVQTDVVGPSLGRESIQKGVKSFLIALFFVFFWMIFYYSIPGLYSDIVLIFNIIFIFGILISMNAVLTFPGIAGIILTLAMSMDANILIYEKIKENIKNKISIFTSIHNSYTLQGALSSIIDGQITTLLCGVILFYFGTGPIQGFSTTLIIGIITSVFTSTCLGRLLLEWHIKKYKNIIFSNKMMFMNSFHRIQNIQLDFLSKRKWSYVISSILLIISIFSIIFQGLNLGLDFVGGRSYVIVFDRKIIPEKISEILSKTFVEKEKPSFPNVKTFGNENQLKIVTKYKIWEDNNKVDEEILQKMFISLKDYFPVHFEFRDFKNIEKDKPLGILSSEKVEPIIAKDMRYKSFISIIVSLIGIFLYILIRFKKWQFGLGAVVSLIHDSVIVLGIFSFFYRKFSLLEINQSFIASLLTIIGYSINDTVVVYDQIRKISKTTMFSTMKETINKGIASSLTRTINTSFITLLVIFIIFLFGGTSLRSFMFALFIGVSIGTYSSIFIAPSIVYDFCKKNIVK